The Rhodamnia argentea isolate NSW1041297 chromosome 7, ASM2092103v1, whole genome shotgun sequence genome contains the following window.
CGAAAGGATTCTCCTGAGAGCGATTATGAGGATATCTCTGCTGATGTTGTATCGACTACTTGGGGGCTTCCCTTAGCGCTCGAAGTTATAGGTTCGTTTTTAtgtggaaagggaaaagaagtatGGAAAGAtacattaaagaaattaaagaaggtGCCTCAAAAGAAAGTGCAAGAGAAGTTGAGGATAAGTTACGATGCGTTAGATCGTGAGGACAAACAGATATTTCTGGatattgcatgtttttttattggGTGGCATAAACAAAGTCCAATTTATATGTGGGATGCCTGTGATTTTTTCCGGCGAAGAAGGAGATATCCCTAATAAGAATTGATGAAGACGGCAATCTAATGTTGTGACCAACTCAGAGATTTGGGAAGgaaattgacaaagaaaatgcaaaggagCTGGAAGTAGATGTATGGAATCAGATTAAGATGATCTTGCAAAGAAGGTAAGAGTTTTCTTTGCTTGTCTTAAGAATTAATCCAATGCGAGTCCTCCTCTTTCTGTTTGACAGCAAAATAGTTGTCAAGTTTTCCCAAATTGGGCTTATACCAAAAGAGCTAGTTCGATTAATTGCCCTTGAAGAATTCAAGGACATAATTGAAGAGCAATTTCTTGGTTATTGGTGGTaagagttttgttttgtttttttttttttatcttaatgAATGAATGTgaggccatcttcttctttccatTGTCGGTCTTTTTTCACGATCTGATTAATATGTTtaatgttggattttttttgatttctgttaggtcatttctttttttcttttactgagTATCGACTTCTTATAAGTTGTTTAATGCAATAAATGAGTCCATCATTTCTTTCTTGATGATTTGCTACTGCTTTGTGCGTTTTCAGGTTGGGTCAATCTACACATTCAGTCCTTTTCAGTCTTACTGTTTTCCAttataatttatgattttttttttttttgcataatccTTTATCTTTATGAATGTTCTTTATTGTACTTCTTACGTATTTgctgtctttttattttatatggtttaatactttttattgtttcttgACTTTAttatattgtaatttttttctatgCATTTGCTATaaaatacttaatttttttgcgAACATGGATAAGTTTTATATCAATCCCCTTCTAACATTCATTTGTTAAACATAGGCTATCATGTGATTGCAATTATTTCTAAATTGTTCAGCTCTTATTCAGCATCTTATTTAGCAAATATTTAGTTAGTTTTGATATCATCATTTGTTAAATATGGTCTATCATGTTACATAAATGTGTTATGGATATTGTTTATGTCAAGTATTGACCACCACATGACCATAGATATTTCTACATGGATCACCTCTTGGTGATATTTAGCACATATTTAGTACATTTACATCATTTATTTGTTAAATATGGTTTATCATTTAAGATAATTTGTTTGTCCTTTTGTTAATGTCATTTACatatgaaaaacgaaaaaatattttctcataatgAGTATCCATAAAAATATCATACATTTGGTTATACTTATCATTGAAGATATGTAGCCAACCCTCTAAACATATGTTCTTTTATCTTTAACGATGGACACTTTTGTTATATTCTTCTCTTTGGTAACGCATGTTCAAAAATTTTTTGGTGGTCATCGTGTTCATCGATCTTTTAGTATTATTTAGGTTGTCAAATATTAGCCTAATATAATATtgatattttgatatatttatTTGACCAATACGGtgtttgtgttatttttttgtccaatatgAGCCCATTTCACGTAATAAATTATAGCTCCATAAATTGTTTCAATTGCTATAAGATATGTATGTAACCATTACTTAATATAGACGTACAACTCAATGGCATATCTTATGTGGTAAGATTTATAATTCAAAGCTAACAGTCCGCAATGTTTCCTAGTTGCAGGGTACTAGAAAGATTGAGGCCCTTTGTCTTGACAAGTCTGATAGGGGAAGAAGTTATACGGCTGAACAATTTAAAGAGCTGGCCAACTTGAGGTTCATTCAAATGAAAGGTGGGAATTTCACTGGAGATTTCCAGAACTTGCTTCCTCAATTAAGATGGCTCCAATGGCAGAATTGTCCGTCAGATTTCGCAGCAGCCAACTTTCATCCGAAGAAATTAGTCGTGCTCGATCTATCGTATAGTCAGATTTCTGAGGATTGGGGAGGATGGGGTCCACTAAAGGTAAGATATAGAGAAGACATATGTCTTGTGAATAATTACATATTCTCGAAGGTCCAATTGCACCAaattctccttctttttttttggaatggtTTTAATGTCCTTCCTCAAATGAAGGACTTTCCTctataaataagaggaatttatAGGCACCTAAATATACTGGAAGCTTATGCCCTTTAAAATCTTAACCAGTCATGCTTAACATTAGACATACTAATTACCATCTATTAAAATTATAATTACAATATTTGTgcctattttgaatttttttttaatgatttttggtcttctcttttttttttgttttttcaatttctcccCAAGCAAAAAGTATGTCGTTTTTTTAGCGATTCTTGTTGTATGTCTATGTCCATCTTCTTTCATAGTTTCAAGGAGAAACAGAAACTCCGTCACAGTGGCTTGTGTTGTATATACATACTAAAAttctaaattcaattttatcttagAGAAACAGAAATCATTTATTAATTGCTCTCACTTCTTGCACGCATTatctaattatttattaatgttGATTATTGAAATCACCGTATAACACATTCATAAGCTATTAATCTAACAAGAGTAACAAAATTATCCTTCCAGTGACGTTTAAATACTTTCGaacctaacattttttttaaatcttgcacatataaaacttaaaaattgcTTTTCGTAATTAAACTACCTGTTTCTCTTTAATTTCATACTATTGAAAGAAAAAGTGGCGCCCAGTGAATGATTCtctcttccatttgaatttctcatctgctttttcatgataaaatttccTTTATGTCTAATCAACAAAACAAGGCAtcgccataacttttaaaaactaattatattttttcctctGAAAAAAAAACAGTTATCCGTAACTAAATGCAGTTAGCATAACATTCTTTTCGCAATGGATATGCTTAAAAAACATTTATACGATGGTGTACCCAAATTCTACTAAAAGAAACACTTAAAAGTAAATAAGAAACTGTCAAAGAGTAGCGGAGCATGAATATTTTTGAGGAACTTTCAAAagtccaaaggaaaaaaaaaaaacacactagTAGTGGAAAATCATAAGTTATAGTGGTCCAATCACAATGAggtattctttctttctttctttctttcaggtGGCAACCGAACTCAAAGTTCTCAATCTCACGAGGTGTCACTCTTTGAAAGGAACTCCTGACTTGTCCGCTTTCAAAAGCTTGGAGATTTTGATTCTTGAATATTGTTGGTATCTGGAAGAGATTCATCCTTCTATTGGAGACCTCAAGACCCTCGTCTCCTTGAATGTCAGGGGTTGTCGTAGATTGAAGGAGCTACCGGCTGGAGTaggcaaaatggaaaatttgaggGAGCTTATCTTAGATGAAACTGCCATACAAGAGATTCCTATTTCGAGAGGTTGTTTGACGAAGTTGGAGAATCTAAGTGCCAGGCGATTGTGAAAAACTTGCTCAATTGCCAAAATCCATGGGCTCTCTTGTGTCGTTAACTTGGCTGGACCTATCTTATTCGGGGATCGAAGGATTACCCGAATCAATTGGTTCTTTGAAGGGGCTCGAGACTCTTGATGCCTCTTGTTGTGAATCGTTAACCCGCATACCTAGCTCCATAGGCCATCTAGCATCTCTTTTCGTCCTTGACCTAAGTGAATGCAGTAAACTTGCTCAACTTCCGGTCTCCATATTCTCCCTCACGTctttgattgaattgaatttAGCATGGACAGCAATTGCGGAATTGCCCGAAAGCATTGTGAATCTGCAGAATTTGAGGATTTTGGACATTAGTGGGACCCACATAACAGAATTGCCTCGTGACATTGGAATGTTGGCGAAACTCCAAGAGTTGAGAGCTTGAGGGATGCAAAAATCTGGAAGGACTGCCTGATAATATAGCCCAACCGACTTCGCTAAAGGAGCTCGTATTAGAAAAGTCGGGCATCTCGGGCTTGCCGGAAAGCATTTCTAAGCTCTCTTCTCTCCAACTCCTCGCTTTCAACATCGCGAGAAGCTTCAAGAAATACCGGAATCGCCCTCTGGCTTGAGAGATCTACGGATAACTCCGCGTAGTCCGTCATTGCCACATCTTTCCCAACCGAGCCTTCTCAACGAACTCACTCTTTCTGATTGCAGTCGGCTTGATTGTCTCCCGAAGCTTCCGGTTGGACTATCAAAGCTTCAAATTAAAGGTTGCGGAAAATTGAAGGCCTTGCCCCATTTGTCAAGCTTGAAGCGCTTATCTCAATTGATTGTCGAGGAGTGCTATGAGCTAATAGAAGTCACCGGCTTGGAAGGTTTACAGTCCCTATCCACCTTAGAGGTACGGGAATGCCCTAAGATATGTAGGCTTGGGGCGGTCGAATCCTTGGAGTCATCGAGAGGCTTACACATTGATGAGGCGTTCCCAGATTCTTCCAAGTTAACGAGCGCAAAGGTATCTCGGCCTGAAGGATCGCTAcatctttcaaattcaaagattcTGCAGGAAACAATCGCTGGAAGTTGCGAAAATTTAGCAGAAATTGAAGGCCTTGGTGGATCAAAATCCTCACCGACGTCGGATATCTCTGAGTCCACTTCCGCTGGACAATCTCAAGACCTTTCGGGTTTGGAATGTGTGAGGGAATCGCATTTTACAAATTGCCTGGATGGATTAATATCCTTGAAAACTTTGGATGTCTCTGGTTGCACATCCCTTGGACAATCATTGGACCTGTCAAATTTAAAGAGTTTGAGGACATTTTCATGCTGTAGGTTGCAAGAACCTAGTTGAAATTCGAGGCCTTGATGGATTGGAATCCTTGGTAACTTTGTCAATTTCTGGGTGCACGTCTCTTGGACAATcactggacttgtcaaatttAAAGAATCTGCATATGCTCAAAGTTGCAAACTGCAAGAAACTAGTTGGAATTCGAGGCCTTGATATATCGGAATCCTTGAAGGATTTGGATATCTCTGGGTGCACATCTCTTGGACAATCATTGGACTTATCAAAGTTAAAGATATTTCGACAAACACTTGCAAATTGCAAGAAACTAGTTGGAATTCAAGGCCTTGATGTATTGGAATTCTTGGAGTATTTGGATATCTCCGGGTGCACATCTCTTGGACAATCACTGGACTTATCAAAGTCAAAGTATCTGCAGACACTCAAAGCTGCAAACTGTAAGAAACTAGTTGGAATTCGAGGCCTTGATATATTGGAATCCTTGAAAGAATTGTGAATATCTCCGGGTGCACGTCTCTTGGACAATCACTGGACTTTGTTAATAAAGAAGTTTTGTCGGACACTCAAAGCTGCAAACTGCGAGAACCTAGTTGGAATTCGAGGCCTTGATATATCGGAATTCTTGAAGGATTTGGATATCTCCGGGTGCACGTCTCTTGGACAATCATTGGACTTATCAAAGTCAAAGTTCTGCGGACACTCAAAGCGCAAACTGAGATAGTTGCTTGATGTATTAGAATCTTGATATATAAATCTTGAAGGATTTGAGATATTTTGCACGTCCCTTGGACAATCACTGGACTTGTCAAAGTCAAAAATTCTGCATACACTCAAAGCTGCAAACTGCAAGAACCTAGTTGGATTTCGAGGCCTTGATAGGTTAGCATCTTTAAAGAATTTGGATATTTTTGGGTGCACATCCCTTAGACAATCACTtaacatttcaaatttaaagcatCTTCTTGAGACTATCCGtgctgcaaaatgcacaaacctagttgaaattcaaggtcttGATGGGTTAGAATCTTTACGGATTTTGGATATTTCGGGTGCACATCCCTTAGACAATCACTCaacctttcaaatttgaagCATCTTTCGACTATCCGTGCTTTGCAAGGATGCACAAACCTAGTTGAAATTCGAGGTCTTGATGGGTTAGAATCTTTAGGAAATTTGGATATTCCTGGGTGCACATCCTTAGACAATCAAGTGGTAGTCAACTTTAAGATATTTGCGGAAATTCTTTGCTGCAAGCTACGAGAACCTAGTCAAAATTCAAGGCCATGATAGATCAAAATACTTGAGAGATTGGGATATTTCTGGGTGCAAGATCAAATGAACAATCACCGAATCTATGAAGTTTAAGGAAGTTGAGGATATTCCAAGTGCAGCAAAGTGAGAATCACTCGAAGCCTTGATATTTTGGGCATCTGTCGTTACACTTCCCTAGGAATATTACATGACCTATGGTGCTTGAAAACCCTCATACAGTTGAACATCAACCTCTATGAAGGCAAAAATGGCAGGAATGAAGCTGGCGGTCCTGGTGAATCATCTGTGAGTGATTCTTCTTTGTACATTACCGAGTGATTCATGTTTCTTAGTTGGAATGAAAACTCTGTTGATCATGGTAGGAATGTAACTGGCAGCTCTCGTTGGAGGACTAGACCGTCACAAGCGTGACTTTTTGTAAAATGCTTTTGCAAATCTTGTGTTTTAAGGATGTTGTGCTTGCTCGCAAATTATTATAACGTGTTCTTATTTTGTTTCCACGGTGAGTTGAGCTTTTCTATCTTTAGTAATGCCAAGAATGACGTAACTTTGCTTGCTTTTCCCGATTGCTTgaattggccttttttttttccttattgttCTGCGATATTTGAACTGTAATTCTCTCTTTTGTCTGTTCTTGTATGACtgctaatttaattattaacatGTGGATTATTAAGGATGGTTCGGGAGGCAAAGTGCAAAAGCACAGAGGCAAAGGAGAGAGATCATTCTGCTGGATCATGGTGCTCTTGAACCAGAATTCGTCGGGTTCTTTCAAGCTAAATTCATGTAGTCTGCAAGAGTGAGTTCACGGAATCATTGTCATTTTAAATTCCTCGCTGAACTGTTTATTCCTTGGGTTTTGATCCTAACAAGATTTACACCGCTTAGCCTGTTGGTCATTCCGATGCTGGGATTTTTTTTGCCATGCCGGAGAGGAATTTTTTCCTAGTGATGTTGTGTTTCTGACTTTCCAGTATGCGAGTTTTTATCTCCTGCTGCTTCAAAATCTGTCAATAGTCTTGGTCTTCATAGGAACTGCAAATAGAGCCGGATTTTGGAATTTCGTAAGAGAACCATATATTTTGCAAGAAAAGTTATGAACTATTACAAGTCCGATCGATTTTCATTGTGTTAATCATGCCGAAATTGTGAGAGAAAGCCTCCTATATCTTGGGGAAATAATGATCCTCATGTTTTATGAACTGACATGATAAGCTTATGGCAATGGACATGAACAGGACTAGCAGTGTGGCACCTGGAGATGAAGCCTCGCTTCTGGATAGGGGCGGAGATGTGCTGGCGCCGGTGGTTGGGGCGGACAGTGGCTGATCTAGCTGGACAGGAGGTCGGGCCATCGGAAGTTTCACCGATGATGACCGCTGCTCTTAAATTATATCTCGAGCTTGAGTCTGTGTATGGAACGTGGGCGTCTTTGTTCAAGTCGCGTAAGGGAGGAGATCTTCAGTAATTAGTCAATCTATAAATACTCGAGATTTTTTCTGCACGGGAGAGACTCTTAATTCAGCCACATATTGAAGTCCTTTATTGAGCTGCACAGAGTGGAGCGTTTCTTTGGGTCGTACATAAGAAagctccggacacatggaagATTTGTGCTGTAAATTCTACATTTGATTGAGTTGTTTTTTTGCACAGCGTGGATTTGGGCTTAATCTAGATGTGGGAAACACTCAAGTGTGTGAACGATTATAACTCTAATTCTTCGATTATTAGTGGATGATTTGCTGCTGGCTCTTCCCGTTGAGTAGGTACCGACACTCGaggatcgaaccacgtaaatctctaATATCCTTTATGGTTCCTCGCTTATTTCTCTAGTGATTTTGCATCGACTTAAATTGCAAGACACTGTAAATTTCCGCATTAATGTTACAATAGCTACTTTTTCACCCTGAGAGCAATGGTCGCCATTAGCAAAGAAGTAGATGGAGTAATACTTCCTGGTTTTGCTGAGGGTGGCGGGTCTAAGTGGTCGGGATGGTGAACGGAGAGGCGGTCTTGCGGTTGTCATTAAAGATATTAATTTCCCAGCTATTTTCTCCcccaaaaatcaaggaaaagaataaaatctaattACCAGACAATCcaaacactgaaaaaaaaaaaaatctaaaatctgTCTTACACGTTAGAGGATACAATATGTAGGAGATAGTATCTCTCCTGGTACTTCatgtagtgttttttttttttttttgggaccatGGTACTTCAAAGGACTGAGGCCACTGTAAATCAAATTGTAATTGTTATTTGAACTTCTTGCAAGACAACCTCCGACAATACGCCACACTTGCTAATTTGTCATCCATGTTAAAGCATCATAGCAGCGGAGATCAATTTATGCGACATTATGTGAATTTGGAAATTAACGGCAAGGAGTAATGAATTTGACGGAGTAAAATGCTCACTTAAAACCCAGCCGACCACGCGGTAACGTTATATTAAATGATAGTAAGTAAATATATAAGTTTTACATGAAAGTTTCGGAGAGCATGAACCAAAATGTTTTATCGTAGACATAGTCAAGCCCTTCACATACAAAGGGAGTTTGAAATGGAGTTGGGGATTTGTCTTAATGGGCTTTGAGAGTGTTGATCAAATAGGGCATTCTCACATTTGAaagtgaaatttcacaaaggaaaagagaaaacaatagATAATTTAATACGCATGTACTTTAATTATCAAATATTATATATGGTTCCTTATACCTTTCTATAGGGAACCTTGCAAACAACGTAGAGGGTGGGTGCACGGTGGTATCAGCCGAGACCTTGGAACCTATCGTATACCTACCGGTTTCGTAATTTTGGGAACTTGAAATTTACTCTGCAAGTTCTAATATTCATCCTGGAACCTACCCAATCATCTCATTAAGTAGATTTTGCAGATTTTCTACACATAAGAAACATTTTTAGTTCACGAGGCATTCATAATTGGAGAAATTCTAGCCAAACTAattacgtggcatttataattaaaattttaatctaacatgtttttttaaaaagatcagTTCATGTGGATCGCGAAAACTAAAAATATgctggaaaaaattaaaacggGAGTTGCACAAGCGGCGAGGTTGGGGGATGGCCGGCCCTCGCTGTGATTAGCAACCCCCACCGGCCATTCCCCACTCTTGCCGCCTATGCAATcggtctctcttctctcttttttttttttttaattctatctTAACTTTagattatgtttatttttttaatctaattaatttttttatttttaatattttttggaaattttatctttttttttattgcttatcGGACTCTGGTGAGCCGGATAGGCttcagatattaataaaaaatatcacgaTAGATTTCCGGCCAAGCTAATCAAAGTTGGCGGATCGTTCCGAAGGTAGTTGGTCATTATCCCATAAAAAACTCAAACCCTAATAGAGTTGAAGATCGGGAGTTTAAATTTTTCTGGATTCTTTATTTAACTTCCCAAGCTTTTAGGATCATTGAGAGCCGTCTCTTAGAATTTAATGCCAACTctaggagagagaggagagaggtcGACAAGATGTTCCGTGATATGATAATCAACATAAAGAAGATGACGATTGTTTGAAACACACGACTCTCTCGCAAGTCTTATTActatagtttaaaaaaaaagttcaagatttttttttttatgtcaaacgACACAAACCCATGTCTGTTTATGTACGTGATaatattcttattatttttatccttttcatgtttcattaaaCTGTGTTTGGCTTTGCAACTTTTATTGTTATGAGCATACACATTTCTTTGTCCAAATTTGAACCCTGATGTCCAAACTACGATGCACTTCTTCCATGAGCTTTGTGCGATTTGAAAACTTAACTGCACTTATTATTGCAATTTGATTCGTTTCGGTTTCGATTGTAAAATGAattgttttttaatttagccGGGTGAAATAAATTAGTCCGATTACTAATTTCGCCGGACTCTGATTCGGTTTGATCTTCAAAGCCAAACCGGGTGTGATTTTACGGTTCGGGACGATCCGGTTCACTGGCATTTTCAGATCATCCACGGAAAAACCTGCCCCAGCAACCAAACAGGGTTTGCACTTTGCACCACCGGATTGCGAGCCAAACAGAGCCGAGGGGAGTTGGACCGGGAATTGGAAGAGAATTTAAAGCAGGGACAAGACTATCCTTTTCCTGGTGTAGGTTTTGAAAAAACCGAAATCCAATCAGTGTCCTTCGTCTTCCTCTCGGAAGCGTTTTATATAGACAAGGGGAAGAAAATGTTAGTGTCCTTTTTGGCGAGTGTGGCCACTGCTGTTGGTACCCTATTAGACTCCCACTCTGCGCATGAACTGGTAAGCCTCGCCcttcagtctctctctccttctcgtaGCTTTCTCTTTTCGATTTTTGCTTGCATTTGGGATGGGAGATGGTGCTTGTTCGAACGACCGATTGCTGTTCCTCCCGAAAGTTTCGTGTCGTTCGTGGGTTGGCTTGTCTCCGCTGGAGAGGTCTAGTTTCGCTGTAATTGCTTAGTACATTTGAGCTTTTGGGGAGAGTGGTTGCCGATCATTTGGTCCCTCTCTGGTCTGGCGAACGCATGCGCGCGAGAAAGTCGATAGCGGGTTAGTCGAAAATGTGGGTTCTCTGGTTTTGTTCGGTGGTGGAGCTCTTTTGCCTTGAGAAAGCCTAACGAGCTGCGTGTAGCTGTTTCTGAGCTCTACGTTCGGTCTCAAGTGTGGTCATTTATTGAGATGATCTTTTGGGTGGAAAGTCT
Protein-coding sequences here:
- the LOC115733897 gene encoding disease resistance protein Roq1-like; the encoded protein is MKGGNFTGDFQNLLPQLRWLQWQNCPSDFAAANFHPKKLVVLDLSYSQISEDWGGWGPLKVATELKVLNLTRCHSLKGTPDLSAFKSLEILILEYCWYLEEIHPSIGDLKTLVSLNVRGCRRLKELPAGVGKMENLRELILDETAIQEIPISRGCLTKLENLSARRL